One Engystomops pustulosus chromosome 7, aEngPut4.maternal, whole genome shotgun sequence DNA window includes the following coding sequences:
- the LOC140069273 gene encoding uncharacterized protein produces MPGDSPGRGHPGWGDSPGKAQASRPTPGGKSQTISSRDANPTVTSKRESQENVVIVMKKEQEEKVSEAAMMEVSPRPGQHGAAHVVSAGRAAGAQPLTPAPRQRRTSLERQTLQENLQQKDVVSSMAATGRTRSTAKPLSVPAQCEQASSSATAGRKTGAAKETGAPNPPGAAPRPAQQGKETVRAPELRLAEEIPGLDQLQRVDFYDNISDWWENVKEEIRSLLKRLSVKKGKSKYSQYLKLRKELESLYSAGGDDKQKIDRLKSEIKQYQYSLYTSLVVELDYGTLGVLDPYENCRERVAKKSITGLTDSQGVLQESREGILGVVRSYYAELFQKKVLDKEKMAQFLEATPGPDTRDLDFSPLTAGITEEEVKEAFDKAPGPCGCVY; encoded by the exons atgcctggagacagtccagggcggggccaccctgggtggggagattccccaggcaaggcccaggcttctagGCCTACACCGGGAGGAAAATCCCAAACAATTTCTTCAAGGGATGCAAATCCTACAGTTACCAGTAAGCGGGAAAGCCAAGAGAATGTGGTTATTGTGATGAAGAAGGAACAAGAAGAGAAAGTGAGTGAAGCAGCAATGATGGAAGTAAGTCCCAGGCCCGGCCAGCATGGAGCAGCACACGTggtgagtgcaggacgagcagcaggtgcacagcccctcactcctgcacccagacagagaagaACATCCCTGGAGAGACAAACTCTGCAAGAGAACTTACAGcagaaggatgtggtgtccagcatggccgctacaggccgcaccagatctacagctaagccactgagtgtccctgcacagtgtgaacaagCCTCAAGCTCTGCCACTGCAGGCAGAAAGACTGGAGCTGCAAAGGAGACGGGTGCTCCAAACCCACCTGGAGCAGCACCCCGACCAGcccagcaggggaaggagaccgtgcgagcgcctgaactgaggctagcagaggagatcccaggactg gaccagctccagagagtagacttctatgacaacatatctgactggtgggagaacgtcaaggaggagatcaggtccctcttaaagagactttcagtgaagaagggtaagagcaagtacagccagtatctcaagctgcggaaagaattggagtcactgtattcggcgggtggggatgacaaacaaaagattgaccgactgaagtctgaaataaagcagtatcagtacagcctctACACGTCTCTTGTGGTAGAACTGGATTACGGAACTCTAGGGGTCCTGGAtccatatgaaaattgccgggaacgtgtggccaagaaatcaatcacaggtctcactgactcccagggagttttacaggaatctcgggagggtatcctgggggtggtgagatcatactatgctgaattatttcagaagaaggttttggataaagagaaaatggctcaattcttggaggcaactccaggccctgacactagagatttggacttttctcctttgacagcaggaataacagaggaggaggttaaagaggccttTGATAAAGCACCAGgaccttgtggatgtgtttactaa